Proteins found in one Solitalea lacus genomic segment:
- a CDS encoding TlpA family protein disulfide reductase — MKKNIFLTFFVLISFASLGQQKSVITGKITNPQAGISEIKFKYLYDFRNFRKNADAKIYKVDEKGNFKIEENLSELVFVQFEYGDWGNTLLLEPGANATMSFDSKSKDKDKLYKINGRGAVGCQFLEAIFYSDTTISKSKDFSKAFTKIDELGKQAQEGLNTKYSKVLSSAAITHLKEELYYFTYLTKLQLITKDRENINQIYSGKAPEYVVEFIKDLPFKDAKLNNFGFYLLYNNGLHLRFALEQEDYNVRQYNVINKVLPPVLAEKESVSVINRLIENGDFLIADKLIKDLSQRFPASDNQKSFDEKIAETKKLLFNLAPGKNAPAFILKNLNGKEVSLSDFKDKVIYLDFWASWCGPCRGEMPYAKRIKEKYKDNKDVVFLYVSIDEKEDAWKKGIEENKIEGVHLISNGFFSDVPKKYMVNGIPRYYLIGKGGEIISNEAPRPSSEEQLTTMIDKALKN, encoded by the coding sequence ATGAAAAAAAACATCTTTTTAACCTTTTTTGTGCTTATTAGTTTTGCATCCCTGGGTCAGCAAAAATCTGTTATTACAGGGAAAATTACCAACCCACAAGCTGGGATTTCTGAAATAAAATTCAAATACCTTTATGATTTTCGAAATTTTCGGAAGAATGCGGATGCGAAAATTTACAAAGTAGATGAGAAAGGAAATTTTAAAATTGAAGAAAACCTTTCCGAACTAGTATTTGTGCAATTTGAATATGGAGATTGGGGTAATACTTTACTGTTAGAGCCAGGCGCTAATGCAACAATGTCATTTGATTCAAAATCTAAAGATAAGGACAAATTATACAAAATTAATGGTAGAGGAGCAGTAGGTTGCCAATTTTTAGAAGCTATTTTTTATTCTGATACTACCATAAGTAAATCCAAAGATTTTAGTAAAGCTTTTACAAAAATCGACGAATTGGGAAAACAAGCCCAGGAAGGATTAAATACTAAGTATTCAAAAGTGCTTTCTTCTGCCGCCATTACTCATTTGAAAGAAGAGCTTTATTATTTTACTTATCTCACCAAGTTGCAATTAATAACAAAAGACAGGGAAAATATTAACCAGATTTATAGCGGAAAGGCTCCAGAATATGTTGTTGAGTTCATTAAGGACCTTCCCTTTAAAGATGCCAAACTTAATAACTTTGGATTTTACCTTCTTTATAACAATGGATTACATTTGAGATTTGCATTGGAGCAAGAAGATTATAATGTTAGGCAGTATAATGTTATTAATAAAGTGCTTCCACCTGTATTAGCAGAAAAGGAATCTGTTAGTGTAATTAATCGACTAATTGAAAATGGAGATTTCCTAATTGCTGACAAACTTATCAAGGATTTAAGTCAACGATTCCCAGCATCTGATAATCAAAAATCATTTGATGAAAAAATTGCCGAAACAAAAAAATTGTTGTTCAACCTTGCTCCCGGCAAAAATGCACCAGCATTTATTTTGAAAAACTTGAATGGCAAGGAAGTTTCATTAAGCGATTTTAAAGATAAAGTTATATACCTTGATTTTTGGGCAAGCTGGTGTGGGCCATGCAGAGGGGAAATGCCTTATGCTAAAAGAATCAAAGAAAAATATAAGGACAATAAGGATGTTGTATTTCTTTATGTTTCTATAGATGAAAAGGAAGATGCTTGGAAAAAAGGTATTGAGGAAAATAAGATTGAGGGCGTTCATTTAATTAGCAATGGATTTTTCAGTGATGTTCCTAAGAAATACATGGTGAATGGTATACCCCGGTACTATTTGATTGGAAAAGGCGGAGAGATTATCTCAAATGAAGCACCTCGCCCAAGCTCTGAAGAGCAGTTGACGACGATGATAGATAAAGCCCTTAAGAATTAA
- a CDS encoding CHASE2 domain-containing protein, which translates to MRNWIKWLISFGHAIVLLVLTAFWLNTDFSYGDEQLLVKWSSILKRVVFNIDEDPPKEDYLFINLAYEKALIPREEGLGNEVITDRVKLAQFFEILKRNQKSVKFTVCDVFLKGKSESDSLLQSSISGIKNIVFPTHHGEDGKPEELDLNVPHAIADYRMASGGFLKFKLFQDDNLSTIPVYLYEKTKGRKIDHQNGLYFDNGKLSLNSTIIDYQIRSHELFEQGEYPVVNLSELLMLPEDVIVNEFLKNRIVLIGDFNNDVHETIFGSTPGTLILLNVYLTLKAGYHFVTYWWVVFMLMAYTIFSRLMLFPENDSEKIKKINWIGPLLGSATYLSVLSVASYLMFNIHLQVLILTLYITLLRYIIRLNQVEWSKDQLKEWALALRETYFNFK; encoded by the coding sequence ATGAGAAATTGGATAAAATGGCTGATTAGTTTTGGGCATGCAATTGTCTTGCTTGTACTTACTGCTTTTTGGCTAAATACAGACTTTAGTTATGGCGATGAGCAATTACTTGTAAAATGGTCATCTATTCTTAAACGAGTGGTCTTCAATATAGATGAAGACCCTCCTAAAGAAGATTATTTATTTATCAATTTGGCTTATGAAAAGGCATTAATTCCAAGAGAAGAAGGACTGGGGAATGAAGTAATTACTGACAGGGTAAAGCTTGCACAGTTTTTTGAAATTCTTAAACGGAATCAGAAGTCGGTTAAATTTACAGTCTGTGATGTATTTCTTAAAGGAAAATCAGAAAGTGATAGCTTGCTTCAAAGTAGTATTTCTGGAATCAAGAATATTGTTTTTCCAACGCATCACGGCGAGGATGGAAAGCCTGAAGAACTTGATTTGAATGTTCCTCATGCTATTGCTGATTATAGAATGGCAAGCGGAGGATTCCTGAAATTCAAGCTTTTTCAGGACGATAATCTTTCCACCATTCCGGTTTATTTATATGAAAAAACCAAAGGCCGTAAAATTGATCATCAAAACGGACTCTATTTCGACAACGGAAAATTGAGTTTAAATTCTACTATAATTGATTATCAAATACGCAGTCATGAACTATTTGAGCAAGGTGAATATCCGGTGGTTAACCTTTCAGAACTTCTTATGCTTCCGGAAGATGTAATTGTGAATGAATTTTTAAAGAACCGAATTGTATTGATTGGAGATTTTAACAATGATGTACATGAAACAATTTTTGGTTCTACACCGGGCACGCTCATACTTCTCAATGTTTATTTGACACTTAAGGCGGGATATCACTTTGTAACTTACTGGTGGGTTGTTTTTATGCTTATGGCATATACCATTTTCTCAAGATTAATGCTTTTTCCCGAAAATGATTCAGAAAAAATCAAAAAAATAAACTGGATCGGCCCACTTTTAGGAAGCGCAACTTATCTTTCTGTTCTTTCTGTAGCCTCTTATTTAATGTTTAATATTCATCTTCAAGTCTTGATATTAACTTTATATATTACTCTTCTCCGATACATCATTCGACTTAATCAAGTTGAGTGGAGTAAGGATCAGTTAAAAGAATGGGCATTAGCTCTACGTGAAACTTATTTTAATTTTAAATAA
- a CDS encoding caspase family protein yields MRKILLTLILSISVSIVYSQSIFSNPGFDTQTYNQAEKLWKNGDYVEAEKHYRKAYSNTGNVSYLWTLAKKKFEIGDVKGANSVYDILIKDQTEYVKGKPQFSRTTLNLYYYEKIDNNFKKGNPEVGLSTALEFVESMGEKVTESERTYFQSIYYNACETAFALDDEKALVKLHEKASGVKNGEYGEFLSFVYLNLVRKDYTKALEKIENVLEKGGGFMFSKMVAKSLLPVVYTQMGENEKALEAIKQSTSSVLVGEDYYNYHYGLIALNQKKYQEAIDRFNKAIKGYMVLYLRVEPVGKYKHYTKRAEAYEGLGDLIQARKDYEAALTYNPDYEPALNGIAKLEGRMVQDRKADKNPPVITVTEPSVNRGLKVTASGNDIMVKGTAIDPSGLKAVTINGQAAYSQEAGNFWGNVALKEGSSKIVIAATDMAGNTADYTFDIEKPITPVAVNDIVPVKEKEGRNFAVLIASQNYDDSSIPSLENPIADAVKLKLILKNSYNFIDENIITLFNPGRSDFKKQFLLLSEIIQPEDNLIIFYAGHGIWVDKEKKGYWLLTDATRNDVNTWLPNKEVLNMIAGLPSRHTLLITDACFSGSVFKTRSIGADAPAAVREMSQRISRVAITSGNDTEVPDQSVFMKYLVKALSENKDKYLTAQKMFITQIIEAVMTETKTEPRYGTLEAAGHVGGDFIFTKK; encoded by the coding sequence ATGAGAAAAATACTACTAACTCTAATACTTTCAATATCTGTTTCGATTGTCTATTCACAGTCGATTTTCTCAAATCCTGGTTTTGATACCCAAACCTATAATCAAGCTGAAAAACTTTGGAAAAATGGAGATTATGTTGAAGCTGAAAAGCATTATAGAAAGGCTTATTCAAATACCGGAAACGTGTCGTATTTATGGACATTAGCAAAAAAGAAATTCGAAATCGGTGATGTAAAGGGGGCCAATTCGGTTTATGATATCCTCATTAAAGATCAAACTGAATACGTTAAAGGGAAACCCCAATTTTCCAGAACGACTTTAAATCTATACTATTATGAGAAAATAGATAACAACTTTAAAAAGGGTAATCCGGAGGTCGGATTATCAACTGCTTTGGAGTTTGTTGAGTCTATGGGTGAAAAGGTTACGGAATCTGAACGAACATACTTTCAGAGTATTTATTATAATGCTTGTGAGACAGCATTTGCCCTTGATGATGAAAAAGCTCTGGTAAAATTACATGAGAAAGCTTCGGGAGTAAAAAACGGAGAATATGGTGAGTTCTTAAGCTTTGTTTATTTGAACTTGGTTCGAAAAGACTATACAAAGGCACTTGAAAAAATCGAGAACGTTTTAGAAAAAGGTGGTGGGTTTATGTTCTCTAAAATGGTGGCAAAAAGTTTATTGCCAGTTGTTTATACTCAAATGGGAGAAAATGAAAAAGCGCTGGAAGCAATAAAACAATCAACGTCAAGTGTTTTAGTTGGTGAGGACTACTATAATTATCATTATGGGTTAATTGCCTTAAATCAAAAAAAATACCAAGAAGCGATCGATCGGTTTAACAAAGCTATTAAAGGTTATATGGTTCTGTATTTAAGAGTCGAACCAGTGGGGAAATATAAGCACTATACTAAAAGAGCAGAAGCTTATGAAGGGCTTGGTGATTTAATCCAGGCAAGAAAGGACTATGAAGCTGCATTAACGTATAATCCGGATTACGAGCCTGCTTTAAATGGAATTGCAAAATTAGAAGGAAGGATGGTGCAAGATCGTAAAGCAGATAAAAATCCTCCCGTAATTACAGTGACTGAACCTTCTGTAAACCGAGGATTAAAAGTGACTGCTTCCGGAAATGATATCATGGTAAAGGGTACCGCTATAGATCCTTCGGGTTTAAAAGCGGTAACCATTAACGGACAAGCTGCGTATTCACAGGAAGCTGGAAATTTTTGGGGGAATGTTGCTTTAAAAGAAGGATCTTCCAAAATCGTGATTGCTGCAACGGATATGGCCGGCAATACAGCTGATTATACTTTTGATATTGAAAAGCCAATAACTCCGGTAGCGGTTAATGATATTGTCCCTGTAAAAGAAAAAGAAGGAAGAAATTTCGCGGTTTTAATTGCCAGTCAAAATTATGACGACAGTTCAATTCCATCTTTGGAAAACCCTATTGCTGATGCTGTAAAATTGAAATTGATCCTCAAAAACAGTTATAATTTTATTGACGAGAATATCATCACCCTGTTTAATCCGGGCCGCTCTGACTTTAAGAAACAGTTTTTACTGCTATCTGAGATCATTCAGCCTGAAGACAACCTGATCATTTTCTATGCCGGTCATGGTATTTGGGTAGATAAAGAAAAGAAAGGATATTGGTTGTTGACAGACGCCACTCGAAATGATGTAAATACGTGGCTACCTAACAAGGAGGTTTTAAATATGATTGCCGGACTTCCTTCACGCCATACATTGTTGATTACCGATGCATGTTTCTCTGGTTCAGTATTCAAAACACGGAGCATTGGAGCCGATGCACCAGCAGCTGTGCGGGAAATGAGCCAAAGGATCAGTCGTGTTGCCATTACCTCGGGTAATGATACGGAGGTGCCTGATCAATCAGTATTCATGAAATACCTGGTTAAAGCCTTGTCTGAAAATAAAGATAAATACCTCACCGCGCAGAAAATGTTCATCACTCAAATTATTGAAGCGGTCATGACCGAAACGAAAACAGAACCTCGTTATGGAACGCTTGAAGCTGCCGGACATGTGGGTGGAGATTTTATTTTTACGAAGAAATGA